The Liolophura sinensis isolate JHLJ2023 chromosome 6, CUHK_Ljap_v2, whole genome shotgun sequence genomic sequence AATGATTtttcaaaaactgatttttttcatacacaaaatatgtcaaaactgAGTGATGAAGAGCACATAAACTCAGGTTCCCATACACGCAGCTGCCCCAGAATTGGGTACAACGATAAATGCAAACGAGAATGGCGGAAGAGGGACTTGGGATGAGAAAATTTTCGGtggcaagggaggtaactgtccAGATATCAGCTCCAAGGGTTTACCATTCAGATTCACCTTCCTGAAACAGCAAAATATAAGTTATATCCGTTTAGAAAACAGATTGAATTTGATGCCTACATAGGTTCAGTGAAGTACATATGACAGTCTGGAACTAAGTGTATGCCAAAGAATTATATGATGGTTCACAGGTCTGTACTCAGCATGCCCAGTCTAACCTGGAATTAGGGTAGacgtctgtcttaatcccaggcCTGACAGGCCACTGGGGCGATGTTTTCAGATCTAACCGTACATTTAGAGTACTACAAGTAGGCAATGTCATAATGAGGAATATTGAGGAGTAACTTGTCATCTATAGGTCGCGAATATTACCGGCACCGTCAATTTTACCAGGATGCATAACTTTGCCTCAGTATAGATGGTTTAAATGGCAGCTAtatttgaggtaagtttgtatATATTGCCCATTGTGTGTCCTTACCAGGCACGGGCCTCTGTCCAGCTTATGACACCTCTAACAATAGACACCCAGTGggcaatacacaaacttacctcaaagatggctgccattgcaaaccatctataaCAATAGATTTACAGAAGATGGCCTGTTACCGCTGTCACTGTGATAGTATGCATCAATCAAAGTGCACTGGGCCCAGTtgtgttaaaaatgtattaAGAATTAAGCCCGGTATTAGCtctagtccagactaaagtgtcatttactttgtattaggtTTAGACTGGTACTAAGATTTCAGCCTagcttaactttaatacacttttgaacaactggcccctgAACTACGTAGATGGAGAATCAGATAAATCAGATAAACAGTCAATTCAATCAATTCTGATATTAGGTAGGGTATGGCTCTCTTCAATGTCGACCCATCTTACCTGGTCACCAAGGTTGTATCGTCACCAGACGTCAGCTCGTAAACATGCAGGTCAATACCTCTAAACTGGGGGAAGGACACATTCATGGATGTGTTGTATAGATTCATCGCATAGAACGTTATTGCCCCAGGACCATAACTAGACCTGCAAACCcagaaagtaaatatatttatataaatatattaatattaatatagcTTTTCTTTTGTGGGATAGAAAAAGTCCACTGCACTACATTCGACACCAATTCAATTTTGCATGGCATTtcaaatgtatgtattcatatatattttgtataacaatgaaatgaaaacaaacaacgcAATTGTTGGCgatatttgtcattttcaaccCACATATGTTCGCCTATCCTTAACCTACATTCAGTACATCATATGTTTTGTTCATAAAACCTAACAGTGTTTCTCTTTTCAAGTACATAATCTAAACAGTGCCTCATACCTATTTTACGCCATGaaatggctgcaatattgccgaagtggtgTTAAACCATTATCATTCATTGAGAATATTTTGTAATCAGCTACTGTATTTCCGCAATCTAATCCAGTCTAATCCAATGTCCACTCTAATTAATTTGTCCACTCTTTCTATTACTCAATCCACGTGTCATTGATTTGTCCACTCTTTCTATTATTCAATGTTTCACTGACTTCTCCCAATCTTTCTCTTATTcaatgtttcattcatttgtcCACTCTTTCTATTATCCAATGTTTCGCTGACTTCCCCAATCTTTCTCTTATTcaatgtttcattcatttgtcCACTCTTTCTATTATCCAATGTTTCGCTGACTTCCCCAATCTTTCTCTTATTcaatgtttcattcatttgcCCACTCTTTCTATTATCCAATGTTTCACTGACTTCCCCAATCTTTCTCTTACCCAATGTTTCACTAATTTTTGCAATCTTTTTCTTGTCCGATGTTTCACCTACTTGTCCAATGTTTCTCATACCTAATGTTTTACTGAGTTTCCCAATCTTTTTCCTTCCCACTATTCCACTTATTTATCCAATGTTTCTCCTACCTAATGTTTTACTGAGTTTCCCAatctttttctttccaaatattccacttatttaTCCAATCTTTCTCCTACCTAATGTTTTACTGAGTTTcccaatctttttttttccaaatattccACTTGTTTATCCAATGTTTCTCCTACCTAATGTTTTACTGAGTTTCCCAATCTTTTTCCTTCCCAATGTTCCACTTATTTATCCAATCTTTCTCCTACCTAAAGTTTTACTGAGTTTCCCAatctttttctttccaaatattccacttatttaTCCAATCTTTCTCCTGCTTAATGTTTTACTGAGTCTCCCAATCTTTTTCTTTCCCAATATTCCACTTATTTATCCAATCTTTCTCCTACTTAATGTTTTACTGAGTTTCCCAATCTTTTTCCTTCCCAATATTCCACTTATTTATCCAATCTTTCTCCTACCTAATGTTTTACTGAGTTTCCCAATCTTTTTCCTTCCCAATATTCCACTTATTTATCCAATCTTTCTCCTACCTAATGTTTTACTGAGTTTCCCAATCTTTTTCCTTCCCAATATTCCACTTATTTATCCAATGTTTCTCCTACCTAATGTTTTACTGAGTTTCCCAATCTTTTTCCTTCCCAATATTCTACTTATTTATCCAATCTTTCTCCTACCTAATGTTTTACTGAGTTTCCCAATCTTTTTCTTTCCCAATATTCCACTTATTTATCCAATGTTTCTCCTACCTAATGTTTTACTGAGTTTCCCAATCTTTTTCTTTCCCAATGTTCCACTTATTTATCCAATGTTTCTCCTACCTAATGTTTTACTGAGTTTCCCAATCTTTTTCCTTCCCAATATTCTACTTATTTATCCAATCTTTCTCCTACCTAATGTTTTACTGAGTTTCCCAATCTTTTTCTTTCCCAATATTCCACTTATTTATCCAATCTTTCTCCTACCTAATGTTTTACTGAGTTTCCCAATCTTTTTCCTTCCCAATATTCCACTTATTTATCCAATCTTTCTCCTACCTAATGTTTTACTGAGTTTCCCAATCTTTCTCCTACCCGATGTTCCACTGATTTTTTCATTCTCTGCCTCACTCAATCCATGTTTCACCAATTTATCCACCCTTTGTCTTATTCAGTATTTCTCTGTTTAGTTCACTATTTGTGACTTTCCAGATGTTTTCCACACTTTACTTTTACCCAATGTTTCACAAAGTCATTCACACTTGCTCTAACTTAACGTTTTACTAATTTCACCACTCTTCATCAATGCTTTATGCATCCATCCACTCTGTTTCGCCCACACCCTAATGATTCCCAGATTCAAATGTTTCACTGACTTGCTCACCCTTTGTATCTTTGCTAATTTTTGTCCTTCTGTTGCACAAATATTCCCAATCTTTCTCGGGCACAATATTTTACTGATTTGTCCACTGTTACTCACTGAATctttgttttactctttttctgACTCGCTCAATGTTTCTCTGATCTGTTCATTGTTTCTCTTACTCCATCTTTTAACCAATTTTCCCAGCTTTTCTCTTGTCGCACATTTTAGTTACGGATTATTCCATTCTTTCTcattatcagtgaaaaattgtcCATTCATTCTCTTCAGTGGAAAACTGTCCACTCATTCTCTTCGTCATCCACTGTTTCATGGACTTGTCCACTTTTTATGTTTTACCgatttcattccttttttttcttatggcTGCACTCAATTGAAAACTCTATCTTTCACAGATCTATTCATACTTTCCCTCACTCAATAAATGCTTTGCTCAATACCCACCGCTATTAAGAGTCATCTAATGTTTTGTTACCCACTTACTCATTAACTGACTTACATACATTCTTACTCATTAGTTTGTCCTGTGCTCAGAACAGTCACATGCCACTAGTACAGTGACTGTAGACCCAGAGTTTCTCCTGtactcagaacaactcacctactactAGTACAGTGACTGTAGACCCAGAGTTTGTCTTTTGTTCGCCCTGtactcagaacaactcacctactactAGCACAGTGACTGTAGACCCTGAGTTTCTCTTTTGTTCGCCCTGtactcagaacaactcacctactactAGCACAGTGACTGTAGACCCAGAGTTTCTCTTTTGTTCGCCCTGtactcagaacaactcacctactactagcacagtgactgtagaccctgagtttctcctgtaCTCAtaacaactcacctactactggtgcagtgactgtagaccctgagtttctcctgtgtTTGTCCTGTACTCAAAACAGTCTCCCCCACCAGTTTCTTGTACAGAACTGTCAACCAGTAATCCTGCAGGGTAAATGTAGAGATTAGCTATTTCTGACAAATGTGGTGCAAGTATTTGTTAGATAAATCTTTGCTGCCTACAATATCACATTTCGGTTTTTCGGTAGCGACCTTGTCTGTGGagtaactgaaaacaaaaatgaaaaaagaaagatcgcataaaaatagcaaattacaatatatattgaaaaacaaacattgacTGCAAGTTGATAGATAGCAAGTGAGATAGGAAATGGACACTTTGGCAATATGGAATTATAATGAGAGCCTACAAATAACCTCCTCTTGCTATAAATgatgatagcacagttggtagagcgtccgcttctggagcggTTAGtgcagggtcaatcctgggtcgagtcacacctaaggccttaaaagaggaagttgtaacttcctcgcttgatgttcagcatgaaggggatagtacaacgactggttgagccgtatcagtataatggctaggacGGGGAGCCGTACTTCCCTttagtaaggcgtctcagtgaaacagcacgaGATGAAGAGCGGTGGgaatcagtcctgcaacaagaaggcgcATTACATACTCTAGGAActgcttcgtcgtcatatgactgaaaaattgttaagcgaCGTTATAcaccaatcactcactcactcattcactatAAAtgatggatggtcgtgggttatcTCCAGCtctaaccataatgcttgccgccatcgtataattgaaatattctttagtacgggataaacaccaatcaaataaataaataaatataaatgatgcATGGGCTTTGGGTACATTTAGTGCTGTAATATTTGTCTTGTATTCATCAAGGACCAGTAAATTTCCGTTGAGGTTTGTACTTTGATTTAAGTACTTTGTGACACATTTCAGaaatttcagcttttttttacTGACGCTGCAGCATATAAATAATCCCGATGAAGATGAATATTGACACTTCCAATGCGACAATGACCTGTttccacatctacatgtacatcgagAATACCCCCAACGTACTGGGTTAGGACTGTAGACGCCATCAGAGTAATCCACCAGGCCGTAATTTCCACCCACAAACTCCTGCCGTATCACTACCTCAGCCCCGTAATACGCCGCCAATCCGAGTTTGTCCAACCACCTATCAGTTAAAACCATTTACATACAGATaatccaccaatatggtatgtTAGAATGTAGCATACTTGattcaaacttcatgttttaCCATGCCGAATAATTCTTCAGAAACATTTAAGGtatttataacaaaataaacaactaCGAAAATGTGGCCTTTAAAGAGGAAAACTATGTAGCTATGCCGTTAGCGAAAATCAGTAGACATATAAGATGTCAGCACTAACAGCGATGGATTCATTATGATATCAGTCGCTAGGAAGAAAGTAATGGGTAGAGTAACAATGGATTCGTTATGATATCAGGTCATAGGGTAAAAAATAATGAGGAGAGTAACGATGGATTCATTTTGATATCAGTTCCTAGGAAGAAAAGCAATGAGAGTAACGATGGATTTATTTTGATATCAGGTCCTAGGAAGAAAACTAACGGGGAGAGTAACGAAGGATTCATTATGATATCACGTCATAGGAAGAAAAGTTATGGGAAGAGTAACGATGGATTCATTTTGATAACATGTCCTAAGAAGAAAGGTAATGGGTAGAGTAACGTTGGATTCATTTTGATATTAGGTCCTTAGAAGAAAAGTAATGGTGAGAGTAACGATCGATTCATTTTTGATATTAGGTCCTAGGAAGAAAAGTAATGAGGAGAGTAACGATCGATTCCTTATGATATTAGGTAGTTGACGCAAAAGTAATGGTGAGAGTAACGATGGTTTCATTTTGATATTAGGTCCTTGGAGGAAAAGTAATGGTGAGAGTAACGATGGTTTCATTTTGATATTAGATCCTTGACGGATAAGTAATGGTGAGAGTAACGATGGTTTCATTTTGATATCAGGTCCTAGGAAGAAGAGTAATGGGGAGAGTAACGATAACTGCATCATGATATTAGTTCATAAGAAGAAAAGTTATGTGGTATAAGCGATGGCTACATTATGATATTAGGTCCTAGGAAGAAAAGCACTGGGGGTAGCCACTGCTACATTATGATATCATTTAATATCGAGAAAAGTAATGACTACATTCTGATATCGGTTCCTAGAAAGAAAAgtaaaggggggggggggggcagcgATGGACACATTATGACTCCACCTTGTAGCAAGAAAAGTAATGGAAAGGGAGCAGCGATAGCTACATTAGGATATCAGTTTTTAGGGGGGAAAAAGTAATGTAGGGTGGGGGACGATGGCTGCATTACGATATTAGTTCATAAGAAGAAAAGTTATATAGTATAAGCGATGTCTACATTATGATATCAGTTCCCAGGAAGAAAAGTAATCGGGCGAGCAGAAATGGCTACATTCTGGTCTCAGTTCCAAAGAAGAAAAGTAATCGGGCGAGCAGCCATGGCTACATTATATCAGATCCTAGGAAGAAAAGGGGATGGGGAGCAGCAATGGTTACATTATGATACCAgatcttttaaaaaaatttaatcctTACATGAATCCAGCGACGAACGTGTTTGAGATTCCAGGTGCACCCCCGTTGTAAGCCGTGCTGGTCTCCCCCACCCATAAGCTTTGAGTGCCGTAAGAGGCATTGCGTAGGATTTTCTGAGCTGACACCATATCGTAGATAAAACTGTCCAACTTGGCAGGATCCACAAAGTCCTGCGGTTGGGCAGTGTGACCGTTCATGTAATAGCTGGAATGGAATACTACAGATAGAGAAGCAACTGAATAAATCTAAATCTTTGCCAAATCCAatattttgggaaatggccATTTGCACGAAGCCTTCTTGTTACCTGTAAGTAACTTCCACCTTCTTGAATATATCGTTTGACCGCCTGTTTGTCCGTTTGTGTCCTTTTCAGTCAAAAGATCCTCGAATTAGAATAAAGCTGACACAGTGGACCGATTGTTGAGATTTCTGGCGCATGCAGAATCATTTAGTGTGTCAAGCTTGTGACATGTATGACGTCAAAGCAAGAATGTGGTTCATATGTTTCTAGGAGAGCTACTAGCATTTCCAATAGAGCTGAACAAAGCCCACACTTGAAAGTATGTATACTTAGCAAATAAAATTGCCCAAATACTTTTAGTCACCAGTGACTTACTCTCAGCAGACCATAAAAACTGACAGCCGTCTTATGAATGAAAAACTCTTATGTATAGCcataaacagaaatgaaataaataaagaaataaacaaacctcTAGGTACAATTAATCAAGCGTACTAgatttttcattgatttatatatAGCTTCATATAACGAATGCaaaatgtagatgtacatgtataattatcgGGAAGCTTTCTATAGATTCTTGGCC encodes the following:
- the LOC135467558 gene encoding heparanase-like, translating into MVSPAMWLLVLSFLLTQQSVWPAVLEVTAQPDRVVSVTSDKFISVAMDPAIIIDKWEAFNPRSPVAVTLAKALYPAYLRVGGTTADSLIYQVGNSTTAIANSTITSADWDELNLFVKEANLSFIFGLNSLYRPGTAWDPANAIELMKYSADRGYGMDLELGNEPDIYWKEYSRKVDPQQLGRDFGTLRQLMDSMPAFRSRRLVGPDTTGDSNSFTQSYLQNFMKTGAEHINAMTFHHYYMNGHTAQPQDFVDPAKLDSFIYDMVSAQKILRNASYGTQSLWVGETSTAYNGGAPGISNTFVAGFMWLDKLGLAAYYGAEVVIRQEFVGGNYGLVDYSDGVYSPNPDYWLTVLYKKLVGETVLSTGQTQEKLRVYSHCTSSRSSYGPGAITFYAMNLYNTSMNVSFPQFRGIDLHVYELTSGDDTTLVTRKVNLNGKPLELISGQLPPLPPKIFSSQVPLPPFSFAFIVVPNSGAAACMGT